GACGGGTTTTGAAAATGTCGGCAACAGTACGGCAAATTCAAAGCCAATTTTGCCTTTGAAACCTACCTTTCCAGTCAATTCGGTTGTGTCAAATCAGGTCAATGAAAACTCTTCTGGCACTAAAAAGCGGAAGCCGTCTCATCTAAATGAGTCtacaaatgttaaaatttgtaataagcTCAAAATTAATGCAAGTGATCTGAATAAATTAAGGTAATTCTTTTAAAAAGGCAAaccttttttaatgtgacCGTCTCTTTCAAacgcttttaaaaaataataattagattTCGAAacgatttatttgaaaacaagAATGTTGACAGTAAAGGGAATATGATTTATGATGTACGCGAAGATGAAGAACAAATTTCTAAAATGAAAGATATCAGTCAGCTTTTAGTGGCAGGAGGCTACTTTCGAGCCCGAATCAAAGGACTGCATAATTTCGACAAGGTATGAGTTTGCTACTGACTGACACTATTTTAATGGCTGCTTTTCTTTAAGATTATCGGTGGTATATGCTGGGCAATTCAAATGTGCAATGTAGATCTTGATGTGGACATCTTTTACAAAGAAACGCTGTCGATTGGCCAAAAACTGTAATATTTCTACCAATTCTGAATTTGGTATGAATTTTCTCAACATTCTTTTGTTTCAGTGCTTTAACGGAGAAAATTGTCCGCGTTTTGCAGAAGATGAAGTGTCCTTTCAAATTGGAGCCTCATCAAATACAAGGCCTTGATTGTATACACATTTTCCCGGTAATTCAGTGGTTGGTGAAGAAATCTTTTGAAACCCGCCAGCAAACGTCTGAATACATTCGCGTTTACGCAGCATGGCAATTCAATCGATGCTATAGCCAAAAAGAAGCATGCACTGATTCTGTGATATTAACCGATTGGGAACTGGCTAATCAGCTTGTGTATCCGATAAAGGCACAACTTCGCCGTCGCTTTGTTCACCCCACTCGGGAAAAGCTTCAGGGTGAAGATGTTCGTACAAAGACAACTTTGCTTGAATATGGCGTCTTGGGCACCGGCTCTAGTCAGAACTTGGTTTCACAGTTTAACACTTCTGGCAGCAGAAGACAGCTAGATAATTCTGGCACTGTGAATCTATTAAATGGACTCCAGTTAAACCAGCAGAAATCTAGGTCCGAATCCGATAGTCAAATGGTGGAGAATTTACTAAGCTCAATGACTGAAACAGATGAGAGTACGACTGGTAATTTTATCAAGGGGGCATCTTCATTGGTTGGATCAATTTTAAGTGGCCAGTCAGACGAAATAAAGCGAATAGCAGAAGACTACGCAAAGAAGAATAATTCAACCAACAGTTTAGATTTCTTGTACATGAAGAAAGACGCTAAACTTAAGAATGAAATTACTTTACGCAAGAATGAACTTGAAAAACAAAGTCAAAGCAATATAGACGAAAGGCTTATTTCTATAAAggtaaattgacattttttatagttGGTTTAGTTTGTATATGTTTCCATTTGTTAACCAGGAAAAACTTGAAATAATTGACGCTAAACTGAGAAAGACTGAAGAAACAGAGAAATCCGAGAGTGAAGAAGTGAAGGCAGAAAAGATTCAACTCACTGAAATGTTGGCCATTCTGCGTAAGCAGAAATCTGAACTAAAGCATCATTGTCGCGAAGAAAAGCAACGTTTAGAAGTTCAACTTGAAGCACTCAACCAAAAGAATGTTGTTCAAATCAATACCCCTGATAAGGCAAAAGAAGTCGATGCAGAGTTGCAAGTGTACAAAGACCGATATGATAGCATTAAAAAGGAACTCAGCGAAGTTAGTAAGCATTTGGCGACTATCAAACGAAAGTTTGACGATGTTCCAACCAGAACTGAGTTGTCTCAGTATCAGAAGCGTCTCTTAGAGTTGTTCCAAAATCGTAAAGTCATTTAtgagtaataattttttttgactaatCGCGCTTCTCCGAATTTACAGTCTCTAATAAGCACAATGAAACAAAGAAGTTTTACACACTGTACAACATTTTGTCTGAAGAACGAAGCTACCTCGAGAAGGAGTTCAATTTAATCAACTCAATTTTGGACAATTTTAAAACGTATTGGAACGAAAACTTGTAATCTAGAGTGAGTCTGATAGTATCTTTACTATTTTCTAGTGCGTACGTTTCAAGTGCAATGATAAAGGACGAATTTGCTGTCAAATTTGAACAGATTGTCGAGTCGATCATTCAAAATAAGGACAAAGTCGAGACACGTTTAGCTGTAGAGAAGAAGAAGCGCGACCAGCTCAACTCGGAGTACATTGACTTGGTTGACCAACAACGGCTCTACTTTAAAGCAGTCAAAGAATTCAAGCAGGTACGtgcttttcattttttagtgCAAGCTATCAGTTTAGCATTCATTTTTTGTCGTTTATTCAGTGGATTTATTGTCAATGTACCCATGTTAATACTTCAACGCTTAACGGGTTTTTAATTGGATTTATCAATTCCAGGAATGCAAGAATAATGAAGAATTGATTGCTCAGCTGGGAAGCCGCCCCACATAAGTTTCAATTTGCTCCTTGATTGAAGCCTTAAATAATGTCTTCCTTTTAAATTAGCCCAATTATCTAAATTTTATATATCAGGCAAGTATGAAACTGCCTTTCCTTAATATTATAGTACGATTTCTTTCTTCTTTGgctataattaattatagtccagaaaaaacacatttttatgaAAAGGTATCCCCTACATCCTATTGcagtataaaatttttattaaaaagaaacTGATTCTCTgtggcaaaaataaaaaacgactTAAAATGGCTCTCACGCCTAAATGACGAAAGATAGAGATCTGGAAATTGCGCAAATAGACTAAGCAAAATTAGCTGAATCCAATACTGTACTCCAAAAGTTTGTCCGACCATCGGAAGTACCCGAACTTAGCATGTAGTCCTAATTTTGCTTCACTTTTTCGACTCAAGCGCCGAAACCATTCGATGTAGTGAAGTTCTTAACTTCGATGTAGTGCAGACTTCGACCTTGGATGTTATTCTTCATGCAAATAGCAACTATCGATTAAGCTGGTTTCCCGCCCCAAATATCACCCAAGTTGGATATCTGGAGACAGTACTCGGGAAATCCTAGATTTTGAACCTTTTCTTTAAGTCTGACCGAGTTTTGGAGGCCACCCTTCGATTCCTAATGAGTATACCTATCCAAAATGACCCCATAATCTATATGATATTTTTTAGTATCAGTGCAATCTAACCAAAAACGCAAAACTGGGTGCGTTCAACTTTGCAGTGAATCCATGGCACAAAATTCGAGAAGGTAAGTTAGGTTGATGTTTGTAATTGTTCGTAAACCAAGACTTGGCTTTGTTGTTAATTTCATGCACAATGCACAGTTGGCAGTGCGGGAAGAGCTCGTGGGTTCGTATCAAGTCCGCATCACCTCTTTACTTCGCCGTCACGGTCTGATCCAATTGAATGTTTGAGATCGCCAAGAGAGCCTCTAtggcaaaattaacgcatgCACCATAATCAAGACCGGGCGTAGTCTGAGCGGTCCGAGTGCCCCGACGCCGACCGAAGTGAGCGAAACGAACGAGGGAGGTTGGGTGCTCGGGAAGAGAGGTGCTCAGGCGCGCCGAGGGTTTGGTCACAAAACTTTGGTGGGGCTTGGTATCTATTACAAGTTAGTTCAATCAATTTCTTATTAAAAGTAGAAAAATCGTATGTTTACAATTCGAGAATGTGTGTATATACGATGAAAAAActacaattaataaattatccaATTGTCTTTTCGGGTCGTGGTGGGAGCGAGGAAACCATCCTTCTCCAATTATCTTGGTCGTCAGCTTGGTCGCTACTTAACAGTTAGTTTAAATGTTACACGCACCGTCACGCTCTGAGCCTGGCGTACCACGTACGTaccttaaaattaacaaatgaaagttctttttccaattttttgcACTGGTTCCTTCATTTTCAGCGAGATATTTGAAAACACCATTGATTTCAGTAGACACTATTTTTATTTGGGCCAATCTTAACATATTCCGAGAGATTCAGCAAAATCGGGTTTTTGAGTGGGAAAAGGTTAAGCGTTCAATGATTGAGATCTACCGTATCAATCTTGAAAGACTATAATAAAGTTTATTGAGTTAAAGATTAAGGCTCTAAAAAGCCGTAAAGCGCACTATAGATATTAGCGCGCCATTTCTCCAGTACTGAAGAGTAGTTCGGCGTGAATTCTTTGCAAATAGGGCACTTCGAGTTATACCAATTGTCGGGCGTCTAACACCATTTGTTTATGACTACAATAGAGGATtactgttaaaatttgagttCATTTGGAGTACGGGAACCCCGTCATTCATGACCTCGAAATTGGCTAATATAGTTAGTAATAATGGTGTTTTTGGTGTTTGTTTGCAGTTTATCGCCCTTAACCCCCGCTTGCCACCACAaagtgtcagattttattttctaaaagtGTTCCGATGACTTTTCTCTacaaaatacatgttttacaataattattcaaaCTGGTTTAGTACCCGAACAAAGTGACCACTTTTTGTAGATGGCAATATTTTGAGTATTCAATGTAAGTGAACAATTGTTCCAAGTTACCTAATGTTTTGTACATAAAATAATGAGGGTTTCACTATACAATTCATATGTCGAAAAtgattagaagtgggtgtggcattttttattattaacttccGGTAGTATTTTTGACCTGAAACTAGTTTCAATCGATTTTCCATCTATTATAACCTAAGGAATACACTTTGCTTGAAAATAGCGTAATGTTTCCTAATTAGGATTATAATCCTACGAGAGGTTTtcaaataacacaaaaattaactgAATTCAAGTTGGATCATTTTGGTTTTAGGGCGATAATTTTGACTATCCTTAACCAAAAATTATGGAAAAACATGTTTTGGAAACGTGAATGTTTGCTTGATGTCTGTTTCCTTCATTACTGCCTGTTTAGGTTATTTTGTAGTTGAagaaattatttctttattgcACATTCATGATTAAAGTCGACTGCGTATTCAAGACATGTCAATAAATGTTCTCTTTGGGGTAACATTGgttatatttaaatgttaatttcCCAAATGATTCTCAAGGATTAAACAATGGAATTCTAATCAATGAGGCAAAAGTGACGAATTCGACTTCGTGATTTTCAGAGGTGCCATTAGTTGTACTTGGCTTTTTGTTTCTGTCAGTTGGATGTCTCACCGGCCGTTGGCTTTCCGAGGGTGGCTTGTCAACTTCCTTTCCAAATTTGTCTTCTAAAGTCACTTCAATTATGGCGGGCGAACATTTGCCATTTATGCAGCCGTGCGGGCAATATTGTAGTGGAACTGGGGGTCCTATTAAGCGGCACTGATACACCACGTTTGAAATGCATTCGCCCTGCAGGTACTGTCCACAATTGACTAGCTGGGGACTTTGTGGAGCCCTTCCACGACGGCCACAGGAGCATTTGAGGTTGCGTAGGCAGTCATTTCCTATTTTGGAAGAACAAGAGTACAATTCAATTTGCGTCCAATAGGTAAGAGTGCTCCATACTATGGATTCCATAGTAATAATATCCGAGCTTTCATTTAATGTAATTATTACTCGACTTAAAACTGCCATTGCAGCCATTAAGTGACTTTTTAAAACGCGGACATGGCCCGATGGGAACTGCAATTTTGAGATGACGTGAACATAAATAGAGTTTATTGTTAACACAAGTTGAATTGTTGTTATTGAAAGGATCTTGATTTTGTCGTTTCAGATCAGCGCCGCAATAATATAGAGGAGATGACACATGCAAGGCTTGACCGAATAACTGGTCACTACATTCACATTGCGGCTCAATTTGTGCTGCCGCAAATTTGAGAATAAAGTATACTGCTAAATATAGTGAAAAAGGTGATCCGACTGCCATCACTTGATGCTGAACAGTCAAAGCGACCAAAGTGAGCAAAGTGAGGTCTCACTACGAATCCCTTATCAGCAGTggatacttttttatttaatataatCTATTGAATGTGCTGCCAAGAAAGGCACgctaatttgattttaattgttCCTTGTCCGTCTCTCTCACAGTTGTTAGCACCTTTTTCAATTCATTGATTTGTACATCGGCAACGCCTGGTTACCTCACTAAAATGGCCACCGGTGCCGTTCCACTGATGGCCACACATTTGCCACATCGAACATGATTGAGTAAACTGGCAGGTTGCCAAATACGTTTACTTTGCAAACTTGACCCGATTGTTCTAAATGAGTGAGTCTGCAGTGCACACACTCTGCACGGGCAGTTTCACTCAAGGCAACTTCACCGCCTGACAGTTTTTTCTGTGTTGTTCAGACGGAAAGGATTCTAAAGGAATGTTTGATGGTTTCTTATAAATATATAATACCACAGTTATTATTTCCGAGGCAAGAATTAATCCCAGTTTGTACTGGGGTCTGCGCGAGCTGATCCTCTCCTCCAAGCGGCCCTGTTTTGCGCGTCCTCCACTGTCAGTCCTGATGCTGCTAGATCGGTTGTTATGTTGTCCATCCAGCGTTTCTTTGGATGCCCTCGGGGTCTGATCCCGGGTAGCGGAAGCAGAAGGGCAGCGTGGGCCACTGATTCCGGGTCGCTCCTCTTGATGTGACCGAACAGTTTTTGTCGGGCTTCTGCAATTTTGTCTGTGATCGGGGCAACGGCCATCTTTTCTCGTACAACGGTGTTTTCGATGTGGTCAAGTCTTGTAACCCCTAGTGTCCATCGTAGCATCCTCATTTCTGTGCAGTGGAGAATGCTGTCAGCTTTCTTGGTTGAGGCTCGGCACTCAGCTCCAAATAGGGCGGCTGGTCGTATTGCTGCTTTGTACACCTTTGACTTTAGTTGGAGGGGGATCTGGTCGTCACATAGGATGCAGTTTAGTGTGCGCCATTTGATCCAGGCGACTTGTGATCTGGCTATGGCATCTTTTGAAGGATCACCGTCAAAGCTTATTGTTGATCCAAGGTATTTTGCTGTTTTCACCTTCTTCACTTCGACGCCGTCAACTTTAATAGTTCCATCCGTTTGGGGACCCGACTCAAGGTACTCAGTTTTGTTGATATTGAGTCGGAGGCCGTATTGCTTGAGCTTGTCGTTCCAGTTCTGTACCCTTGTCTGGAGGCGCTTGCGGTCAGTGTCACAGAGGCTGATGTCATCAGCGTATAGGAGTGTCCAGGGCGGTTGTGTCATCAGGTCAGTGCCAATGGTGTCCATAActagaataaataataaaggaGATAAGGCTGAACCTTGATGGACGCCCACATTGATGCTAAAGGGTTTGGAGGTTCCGGCAGGGCATCTGACACTGCTGCATGACTGGTTGTAGAGGAGCTTGACCCACTCGACGTAGGTCTCCGGTACTTTGTGGTCACGTAGAGCCAGCCATATCAGTTCGTGGGGAACCTTGTCAAAAGCCTTCTCAAGATCGAGGAAGGCGACATGAACGGTTCGGCCCACTTCTCGGTGTTTCTCGAGCACCGAGAAGTGGGCttatataatatataatacCACAGTAACTTATTCataatgtcattttttaagtgtCAATAAGTTATTAGGCAAATTATTGAGTTGATTTGGCCAACGTCCAACCCCGGAAATTACGTATGCCAGCCATTGTTGGGGGGGGGGACCGGGTAGGACTCGGAGGAAACCACCACACTCGTGCCTTGACTGGACCAGTCGACGACTGGTAAATCTCACATGCTCGGAGGCAGTGGTGAGTGGCGTGCAAGTGTTGCAGCACCAGCCCGGTGTCCTAGGCCATCACAAGCAGAGGATGCCGTAGCTCTGTCACCCTGCCCACGATCGATCGAACTTTTCAGACGGTTGCCCGAATAGAAAAGCCAGCCGACAACGCGAGTCGAGCCTGGGACAACCTTGGGAAGGAGCGTGACCTAAGCCACTGAGCTACAGGCCCCTTTCCCTAACATCGCAGGTTATGCCCTGTCAGCTACTGCTACCTTCGGGTGCCTTACGACTAATCTTTATAGCGGCGCTTCGGCAATGCTCTCGTGCAGACCCAAGTTCAAACTGGGAGTCCAGGGTTACCGGTTGCTCCGGAATCCGGAGTCCGGATGATCGCCCCCGGGACGACCAACTGCCTAGGACATTATTATTGAGTTGATTTGACCATTAAACACTGCCATGAAATACTGTTTGTGTGAACCCTGAGCTCACAAAG
The window above is part of the Tenebrio molitor unplaced genomic scaffold, icTenMoli1.1 SCAFFOLD_897, whole genome shotgun sequence genome. Proteins encoded here:
- the LOC138141093 gene encoding coiled-coil domain-containing protein 93-like, giving the protein MIYDVREDEEQISKMKDISQLLVAGGYFRARIKGLHNFDKIIGGICWAIQMCNVDLDVDIFYKETLSIGQKLALTEKIVRVLQKMKCPFKLEPHQIQGLDCIHIFPVIQWLAKEVDAELQVYKDRYDSIKKELSEVSKHLATIKRKFDDVPTRTELSQYQKRLLELFQNLSNKHNETKKFYTLYNILSEERSYLEKEFNLINSILDNFKTAYVSSAMIKDEFAVKFEQIVESIIQNKDKVETRLAVEKKKRDQLNSEYIDLVDQQRLYFKAVKEFKQ